One stretch of Toxoplasma gondii ME49 chromosome XI, whole genome shotgun sequence DNA includes these proteins:
- a CDS encoding SAC1 phosphoinositide phosphatase, putative (encoded by transcript TGME49_316230~Predicted trans-membrane domain (TMHMM2.0):898-921:972-995), giving the protein MDASAVLAAPFVCEVHHDRLVLRSRSSRNEKLTFTCSSSETRCFSVATEEACPSLSSPQLAVPCYGLFGVTQIFGSAYLICISSCRLLGFLAQAPLLQITSFHLVQVPPLSPQSSHSAQSSSDSRAFSLTTRTVRRRRFLQSSSQFLVGATVTITSRASAAAARPTEETAACGEGVSPETLASGAQAGETVCGEKEKTGRSEAVEKRRRRTGEESTPTASSVNGPAVASRHPAPPPPGVRTPHDGVAEQWLTLLCDALCEGGFYFSPSLDLTKNLQTQLGGVFNSEALPIQADGDERKFGKNSSLATQTEKKRSDAWTDRFSCNRHFREPITKQTPEALRFCAQVIQGYVGIGLVDYSLESCTQLCLISRRDSSRTGARFHSRGINLAGDASNMVETEQLLLVYTFRGASPLSSSLPSASSSSSASSSSSASSFSSVSEALASQQHQQKGASVLRLRGTGRVDLFSFVQIRGSLPLVWKQTPTLKWAPPAQVVGAAEENAAAAALHFDGLLKHYGPTCVVNLINKKGWEKSLGDLFEQLVAEQKSKDLSFIWFDFHHECSKMRWNNLSRLLEQAHAQLKQQQYFHAICTSPAENDAATGAAGKAFFSWSEPLRALPGWKKSEVCRVQRGVCRINCIDCLDRTNVVESVFGKRVLAELLVATRVQSAPLAQTSSPQLSRTPSSLASSRHSKTGGRNGEAASSLSRSSSSLPQHCPSSSSLSPTSSARDPLPVDFSAEATELRRRLRAEEGERAVTDECAQPLTPLPFTPPEGDQLFRDLWTDNADALSLLYSGTPALKTDFTRMGVRSRWGALSDARNSFIRYFLNNFFDGYKHDCITFFYQAASFSASSSLFSNLRDASPPRPLGAGLRRAAKELLLLSFSLFCLAPGPSLALLSGVHAAGYAVTGALLALAALPFRAFPFSLMCFFDFFALFLPSSLRPFSPPTELFPLAGFGATEGWGDGVSELLRDVGGCLWLFTFAFLSFFAYLFFRAAAVVSLPQLLPDVS; this is encoded by the exons ATGGATGCGTCGGCGGTTCTGGCCGCGCCGTTCGTGTGTGAGGTCCACCATGACCGACTGGTGCTTCGGTCTCGCTCGTCTCGCAACGAGAAGCTGACGTTCACCTGTTCGTCCTCCGAgacgcgctgcttctctgtcgcaactgaagaagcatgtccgtctctctcttctccgcaaCTTGCTGTACCTTGCTACGGTCTCTTTGGAGTGACGCAAATCTTTGGCAGCGCCTACCTGATCTGCATCTCTTCTTGTCGTCTTCTGGGGTTCCTCGCGCAAGCTCCGCTTCTCCAAATCACCTCCTTTCACCTCGTGCAAGTCCCCCCGCTCTCTCCGCAGTCTTCTCATTCTGCCCAGTCTTCCTCGGACTCCCgcgcgttctctctgacGACGCGAACCGTTCGTCGCCGACGTTTCCTGCAGTCCAGCAGCCAATTCTTGGTGGGGGCGACGGTGACCATCACCTCTCGAGCGAGCGCCGCTGCGGCGAGGccgacggaggagacagcggcgtgTGGGGAGGGCGTCTCTCCGGAGACACTTGCGAGCGGGGCAcaagctggagagacagtctgtggagagaaagagaagaccggaagaagcgaagctgTCGAGAAACGCCGTCGAAGgacaggcgaggagagcaCACCGACTGCTTCGAGTGTCAACGGCCCCGCGGTCGCGAGTCGGCATCCAGCGCCCCCGCCaccgggtgtacgtacaccccacgATGGCGTCGCGGAGCAGTGGCTGACTCTGCTGTGTGACGCGCTTTGCGAGGGTGGGTTTTacttttcgccttctctggaTTTGACGAAGAACTTGCAGACGCAGTTGGGCGGCGTCTTTAACTCGGAGGCGCTACCGATACAGGcggacggagacgagagaaaattCGGGAAGAACTCTTCGctggcgacgcagacagagaagaagagaagcgacgcgtGGACAGACCGCTTCAGCTGCAACCGACATTTCCGCGAACCGATCACCAAGCAGACTCCAGAGGCGCTTCGGTTTTGCGCGCAAGTCATTCAGGG ATACGTCGGCATAGGCTTGGTCGACTACTCTCTCGAGTCCTGCACGCAGCTGTGCCTCAtttcgaggagagacagcagccgcACAGGCGCCCGCTTCCACAGTCGAGGCATCAACCTCGCAG GCGATGCGTCCAACATGGTTGAGACAGAACAACTTCTCCTCGTTTACACCTTCCGCGGTGCTtcgccgctctcttcttctctcccttctgcgtcttcttcctcttctgcgtcttcttcctcttctgcgtcttctttctcgtctgtgtcGGAGGCACTTGCTTCGCAGCAGCACCAGCAGAAGGGCGCCTCGGTCCTGCGGCTGCGGGGAACTGGGAGAGTGGACCTGTTCTCTTTTGTGCAGATTCGGGGGTCCCTCCCCCTGGTGTGGAAGCAGACGCCGACACTGAA GTGGGCACCTCCAGCGCAAGTCGTCGGAGCTGCGGAGGAAAacgcggcggctgcggcgctGCATTTCGATGGTCTTCTCAA gcacTACGGACCTACTTGTGTGGTAAATCTTATCAACAAGAAAGGGTGGGAGAAG aGTCTGGGTGACCTCTTCGAGCAGCTTGTTGCAGAGCAGAAATCCAAGGATCTCTCCTTTATTTG GTTCGACTTTCACCACGAGTGCTCAAAGATGCGCTGGAACAAcctgtcgcgtctcctggagcaggcgcatgcacagttGAAGCAGCAGCAATACTTCCACGCCATATGTACCTCGCCCGCAGAGAACGACGCTGCGACAGGCGCGGCGGGGAAggccttcttttcctggagTGAGCCTCTCCGCGCTCTCCCCGGATGGAAAAAATCCGAG gTCTGCAGGGTGCAGCGAGGCGTCTGTCGGATAAACTGCATAGACTGTCTCGACAGAACAAACGTCGTGGAAAGCGTTTTCGGGAAGCGCGTCCTGGCGGAGCTCCTCGTGGCGACGCGCGTGCAGTCGGCGCCTCTCGCGCAA accTCGAGCCCTCAGCTCTCCCGCAccccttcttcgctcgccaGCAGTCGACATTCGAAGACAGGCGGGAGAAACGGCGAGGCGGCCAGCAgcctctcgcgctcctccaGTTCTCTCCCCCAGCACTGTCCTTCGTCGAGTTCGCTCTCACCAACTTCTTCTGCGAGGGATCCCCTCCCTGTcgatttctctgcagaggcgacCGAGTTGAGAAGGCGTTTAAGAgctgaggaaggcgaaagggCCGTGACCGACGAATGCGCGCAGCCTCTCACTCCGCTGCCGTTTACGCCCCCAGAGGGAGACCAGCTTTTCAGGGATCTGTGGACCGACAATGCAGAcgcgctttctcttctctacTCCG GCACACCTGCGCTTAAGACAGACTTCACGAGGATGGGAGTGCGGAGTCGGTGGGGGGCTCTGAGCGACGCTCGAAATTCTTTCATCAG GTATTTCTTAAACAACTTTTTCGACGGGTACAAGCACGACTGTATCACGTTCTTCTATCAGGCAGCGAGTttttccgcctcttcttctcttttctcgaacCTACGAGACGCCTCTCCGCCGCGGCCTCTGGGAGCGGGGCTGCGACGCGCGGCGAAGGAACTTCTTCTGCTGagcttttcgcttttttgcCTCGCGCCGGGAccctctctcgccctcctATCGGGTGTACATGCAGCCGGCTACGCCGTCACGGGAGCGCTGCTGGCGCTGGCGGCGCTGCCTTTCCGCGcctttcccttttctctgaTGTGTTTCTTCGACTTTTTCGCGCTCTTCTTGCCGAGCAGCTTGCggcccttctctcccccgaCAGAGTTGTTTCCCCTCGCCGGTTTCGGTGCGACGGAAGGCTGGGGGGATGGAGTTTCAGAGCTTCTCCGAGACGTCGGAGGATGCCTCTGGCTGTTCaccttcgcgtttctctccttcttcgcctatctcttcttcagagctGCCGCCGTCGTCTCCCTGCCGCAACTGCTTCCGGACGTCTCCTGA
- a CDS encoding hypothetical protein (encoded by transcript TGME49_316235), whose amino-acid sequence MLRPAQGTRSLRQHSLVVAGLTEGSVTLLTSDFQALHVPAALLPDGLEVGSILHSSFALDCAAEASRVQQILQLLDEVSVALSRESARLSLPPVKPSAPKASWVSLSSSQISQDSAPSSPGIASHADSSLGSAAQSPVTGVPDCRSPAAVPSQPSAAFQ is encoded by the exons ATGCTGCGGCCGGCACAAG gaACGAGGAGCCTGCGGCAGCATTCCTTGGTCGTTGCTGGCTTGACCGAGGGCAGCGTCACGCTCCTCACGTCCGACTTCCAGGCGCTTCACGTTCCAGCCGCCCTTCTTCCCg ACGGACTCGAAGTCGGCAGCATTCTTcactcttccttcgctcttgaCTGTGCCGCGGAGGCTTCCCGAGTTCAACAGATTCTCCAG CTTCTTGACGAAGTTTCGGTGGCACTCTCGCGCGAGAGCGCTCGACTGAGTCTGCCGCCGGTCAAGCCCAGCGCGCCCAAGGCCTCGTGGGTGTCTCTGAGCAGCTCGCAGATTTCGCAGGACAGCgcgccgtcttctccggGGATCGCCTCGCATGCAGATTCCTCTCTCGGCAGCGCCGCGCAATCTCCCGTGACCGGAGTCCCAGACTGCAGATCTCCGGCTGCAGTTCCCTCTCAGCCCTCTGCAGCTTTCCAGTGA
- a CDS encoding hypothetical protein (encoded by transcript TGME49_316240) produces MSDSESEGSAAQVCEPPPLAVPPPLPRAPLSLGPLLETRRPEVFLLPQSRQTVVAFSRAYVCESCRAVRGPEDLSVEIESYFCPACLDAMPQIEALACSCRCTKCFDCPRCFATLGVVREPRSGVDTPETLVAGAAPSLGPERCDSLLSLSSDEETEGGSAAATSASSAAQFDFFFACPACKWSSKPLEMKSQVSGLLPAAGTAEERGGRVRRSFSPLFEALQAAAQERERTRQLEARVKHKAVALLFAAAAATGNFTGRGPLGRMQRDKTWRVVDVEQRLRERAAEAAASDVWARLPQDVPHAAQRVSLAELLAGKHLAPREVISEFDWNRRLQQDMFSEDADDEDFTAEETKALEPLNANQVLVDRRGPDCAPVEVLGLLGASGGQPREPAEGGGGGEIDENVAQEVASVEQRLRKPNATVVAETSGSLLHPVRKRLLTRQSRRCRTCQKFVVKSQVSPNAVPPLRLNSAAALLLPRMHANLRSGAVAFDGIVDVELGVLNPTEVPMFLTFHLAHGAEEDEDMPGKRRDGEATKDGRDAAGGDERKENADKKGADAEGAGQNGMDKNGAEEPQRETARRNWQTLDILTKNFQVALDPYDEMLEELNTDVGELRADDDPTIVLARKGNAVLLRLRVRAKKWALHQVAASCMTVDVSVEDSSPIRACYVLSLGRIAYTSEAELQRRESL; encoded by the coding sequence ATGTCTgacagcgagagcgagggaaGCGCGGCGCAGGTGTGCGAACCGCCGCCTCTGGCGGttccgccgcctctgccgcgagcgccgctttctctcggGCCGCTTCTGGAGACGCGGCGCCCAGAAgtctttctgcttccgcAGTCTCGGCAGACAGTCGTGGCGTTTTCGCGAGCGTACGTCTGCGAGTCGTGTCGCGCAGTGCGGGGTCCCGAAGACCTCTCGGTCGAAATCGAGTCTTACTTCTGTCCTGCTTGTCTGGACGCGATGCCCCAGATCGAGGCTCTCGCCTGCAGCTGCCGCTGCACCAAGTGCTTCGACTGTCCACGCTGCTTCGCCACGCTTGGTGTCGTCCGCGAGCCCCGCTCGGGTGTAGATACACCCGAGACGCTGGTCGCGGGCGCAGCCCCGAGTCTGGGACCGGAGCGCTGCGACAGTTTGCTCTCGCTGtcgagcgacgaggagaccgAGGGCGGCTCTGCAGCTGCGACGTCTGCGTCGAGTGCAGCGCAgttcgatttcttcttcgcatgtCCTGCATGCAAGTGGAGTTCGAAGCCGCTGGAGATGAAGTCCCAGGTCTCGGGCCTGCTGCCGGCCGCAGGGACCGCGGAGGAGCGCGGCGGGCGCGTGCGGCGGAGTTTCTCGCCGCTCTTCGAGGCGCTGCAGGCGGCTGCGCAGGAGCGCGAGCGGACGAGGCAACTTGAAGCCCGCGTGAAGCATAAGGCAGTCGCGCTGCTTTTCGCGGCGGCTGCAGCCACGGGGAACTTCACCGGACGCGGCCCCCtcggacgcatgcagcgcgaCAAGACTTGGCGGGTGGTAGACGTCGAGCAACGATTGCGGGAGCGCGCCGCGGAGGCCGCAGCCTCAGACGTTTGGGCGCGGCTGCCGCAGGATGTGCCACATGCGGCGCAGCGCGTGAGCCTCGCGGAGCTGCTGGCGGGGAAGCACCTGGCGCCGCGGGAGGTGATCTCCGAGTTCGACTGGAACCGCCGTCTGCAGCAAGATATGTtcagcgaagacgcagacgacgaagacttcactgcggaggagacgaaggctcTCGAACCGCTTAACGCGAACCAAGTTCTCGTCGATCGCCGGGGTCCCGACTGCGCCCCCGTGGAGGTCCTCGGCCTCTTGGGGGCCAGCGGCGGTCAACCCAGGGAGCCAGCAGAGGGTGGCGGGGGTGGGGAGATCGATGAAAATGTAGCTCAGGAGGTCGCAAGTGTGGAGCAGCGGCTGCGCAAACCGAACGCGACGGTCGTCGCGGAGACCAGCGGCTCGCTGCTGCACCCCGTGCGCAAGCGGCTGTTGACGAGGCAGTCCCGGCGCTGTCGGACCTGCCAGAAGTTCGTGGTGAAAAGTCAGGTAAGTCCGAACGCCGTGCCACCGCTGCGGTTGAACTCAGCCGCCgcgctccttcttccgcgcatgcatgcaaatctCCGATCCGGTGCCGTGGCTTTCGATGGCATCGTCGACGTCGAACTCGGAGTCCTCAACCCCACGGAGGTGCCCATGTTCCTCACCTTCCACCTCGCGCACggcgcggaagaagacgaagacatgCCGGGAAAACGCCGGGACGGAGAGGCAACAAAAGACGGGCGAGACGCGGCGGGAGGTGAtgaaaggaaggagaacgcaGATAAGAAGGGGGCGGATGCGGAAGGGGCAGGTCAGAACGGGATGGATAAGAACGGGGCAGAGGAACCGCagcgcgagacagcgaggagaaactgGCAAACTCTCGACATTTTGACGAAGAACTTCCAAGTGGCCCTCGATCCGTACGACGAAATGCTCGAGGAACTGAACACGGACGTCGGGGAGCTGCGCGCGGACGACGACCCGACGATCGTCCTAGCGAGAAAGGGAAACGCCGTGCTTCTCAGGCTCCGCGTCCGAGCGAAAAAGTGGGCGCTGCACCAAGTCGCAGCGAGCTGCATGACGGTTGACGTCTCCGTCGAAGACAGCAGCCCCATCCGCGCATGCTACGTACTCAGTCTCGGCAGAATAGCTTACACTAGTGAAGCCGAGCTCCAGCGCCGCGAGAGCCTCTGA
- a CDS encoding hypothetical protein (encoded by transcript TGME49_316250~Signal peptide predicted by SignalP 2.0 HMM (probability 0.948) with cleavage site probability 0.555 at residue 32), which translates to MKGVSSRCSALLRGGCLALAVLAALERLFTVADNVATAENVQSGFPPLGVSPLEGTTQVGSSPRRLMSEGLSMMVMQYLLFPEMRESLVDLGAKSMEILKGGPTYDVLLDYYYDPQNCVVAFDTLYDGTFFGLVNLDSVKVTYSHVQHQGVLDYVESRRDTVEVLKRKQRHVQKFNLPKGCVADEDSYWVGYCRSVSPPCYLGRIDVHLSKGVPNEQAVPLEPIPYEEFVEQLVEREGMGFYDVEDMFDAETPMYRLTWDPEKCFAHFRYFTDDLAATAYYWIQSRQAFRIDVKNPEDKFVRKMSAMGADCGGEGPHEFSVTYKRLEDGSYKALFRARKLNDYEPRHTDTIELKEAKPNFPVQDWDPEMGEVMDFIDLFPEVDAVALDMMAKEQ; encoded by the coding sequence ATGAAGGGAGTCTCATCTCGGTGCTCCGCCCTTCTGCGGGGTGGCTGCCTCGCGTTGGCGGTGCTGGCGGCACTCGAACGGTTGTTCACTGTTGCTGACAACGTTGCAACTGCGGAAAATGTGCAAAGCGGCTTTCCACCGCTAGGCGTCTCGCCGCTCGAAGGCACAACTCAGGTGGGGTCGTCGCCGCGGCGGCTGATGAGTGAGGGACTATCAATGATGGTGATGCAGTATTTGCTGTTTCCGGAAATGCGAGAGTCTCTGGTTGATCTCGGGGCGAAGAGCATGGAAATTCTCAAAGGCGGGCCCACGTACGACGTGCTTTTGGATTACTACTACGACCCGCAAAActgcgtcgtcgcctttGACACGCTGTACGACGGGACTTTTTTCGGTTTGGTGAATTTAGACTCGGTGAAAGTCACGTACAGCCACGTCCAGCACCAGGGCGTGCTCGACTACGTCGAGAGCAGACGCGACACTGTGGAAGTGCTGAAGCGGAAGCAGCGGCACGTGCAAAAGTTCAACCTCCCCAAAGGGTGCGTTGCAGACGAGGATTCCTACTGGGTAGGATATTGCCGCAGCGTCTCCCCGCCCTGCTACCTCGGGCGGATCGACGTGCACCTTTCGAAGGGTGTTCCTAATGAACAGGCTGTGCCTCTGGAACCCATTCCGTACGAAGAATTTGTTGAACAGTTGGTGGAAAGAGAGGGTATGGGCTTTTACGACGTCGAGGACATGTTCGATGCGGAAACCCCCATGTACCGTCTCACGTGGGATCCAGAAAAGTGCTTTGCCCACTTCCGATACTTCACCGACGACCTGGCGGCGACCGCGTACTACTGGATTCAGAGTCGCCAGGCCTTTCGAATCGACGTGAAGAATCCGGAGGACAAATTCGTGAGAAAAATGTCCGCAATGGGGGCAGACTGCGGCGGAGAGGGCCCCCACGAGTTCTCAGTGACCTACAAGCGGCTCGAAGACGGCTCGTACAAGGCGCTCTTCCGCGCGCGCAAGCTCAACGACTACGAACCCCGTCACACGGACACGATTGAActgaaagaagcgaaaccaAACTTCCCAGTTCAGGACTGGGACCCCGAGATGGGCGAAGTCATGGACTTCATTGACTTATTCCCAGAAGTCGATGCTGTTGCTCTCGACATGATGGCTAAGGAACAGTAA
- a CDS encoding hypothetical protein (encoded by transcript TGME49_316255): protein MLPFMSMGLFWKLFPAFGRDKCRCYFQYIGASFAWGTAFVCLAGTKDYSERFTKPSFLYKRHLNKLLQNGKIDQERHNLLLTGAVH, encoded by the coding sequence ATGTTGCCGTTTATGTCTATGGGTCTCTTCTGGAAGCTCTTCCCTGCATTCGGGCGAGACAAATGCAGGTGCTACTTCCAGTACATTGGAGCGTCCTTCGCCTGGGGGACAGCTTTTGTGTGTTTGGCTGGAACCAAGGACTACTCGGAACGATTTACAAAGCCCAGCTTCTTGTACAAAAGGCACTTGAACAAGCTCCTCCAGAATGGCAAAATCGACCAAGAAAGGCACAACCTCCTCCTCACCGGTGCGGTCCACTAA
- a CDS encoding hypothetical protein (encoded by transcript TGME49_316260~Predicted trans-membrane domain (TMHMM2.0):34-57:299-322:535-558:579-602:618-637:751-774:789-812): MMVSRTPGSEQEPSSRGVFRSTGLGTQSLLTRIGFHIFLALLLAFLSSVFTPGPLALARPAEFTRKIPQREGATFDVASLSYRVRQSRPTSFFEETINTSSSAEDHAPPTATHVDGVHSGPQRRRAGSEASLLLLGRSESESVSTRGDPKRVLDQDVGNQRRKTLTHLIRNRFTSPNKEGLTLHGARELTAETSRPSGKSSRDGSNHEAHEQVYQISAVGGGAHLKPQRAYGFYEAEHRTSLKNATRRFVPAEQPVEVAADESNLSNQAESNKDFFSALAASAKMHAPFVSEFLAPWTRLVVGTCLSTTSFICCVLLVVYLYFAVRILALCRALRLQSVLNSRGDAASFFGRGRSDRTYALAKHQTWFSGEGGFDTEWILGGWPGTALTALSGFGEPWEHVLSKAAAARMERLKLQAAERPSLDWVSCSATKAQAMRDCKPSTEADEVDLSEWDRSRLFEGPIGVHFSLSPYGSNSCCQTVFGSRHLQTIRTSPGVLDPFETWGPYPGEHASVDTADTQEEPAFQLAATYMQNRTFVWWASYFVATCAFIILFLLMALEADQLLLSRAFLALGGRPLQLSSFWQLLAALHWVSALCLLRGILSDYSHATNGAFHGRQKFFLSVILSVLSFIFLFVIFDRESSYPAQCLGQHHSLPPMAATAGPNSPKELPPSPKRIAGPYGSRREEEINADVFHKDATALSAFAFIIPESATVLDPYTYGRATQRPSNTAAVAGSGWSPECAAIARVSAYRLGLSVACFLFLRLFCLFVVLSLATSEDAFQQKRDSQATVSFSWLVAGVSFALVDLFPFPLLSTGPLAHWFPVRGVDILLCSQCLCHLFFFKHVQRELYYATHSSIKVAIRKMQETFCLKSFD, from the exons ATGATGGTGTCTCGAACGCCGGGCAGTGAGCAAGAACCTAGCAGCCGCGGCGTGTTTCGCAGCACAGGCCTAGGGACTCAATCGCTCCTGACACGGATTGGTTTTCATATCTTTCTGGCACTTCTACTGGCTTTCTTATCATCCGTCTTCACCCCCGGACCTCTTGCCCTCGCGAGACCTGCTGAATTCACAAGGAAAATACCTCAGCGAGAGGGGGCCACATTTGACGTGGCCTCGTTGAGTTACCGTGTCCGTCAGTCGCGTCCAACCAGTTTTTTTGAAGAAACTATCAATACCAGTTCTTCAGCTGAAGATCACGCTCCTCCGACTGCCACCCATGTAGACGGTGTTCATTCAGGCCCCCAGCGGAGACGAGCTGGGTCCGAGGCCTCTCTCTTGCTGCTGGGCAGGAGTGAAAGTGAATCGGTTTCTACTAGAGGCGATCCGAAGAGAGTATTGGATCAAGACGTCGGGAACCAAAGGCGCAAGACGCTGACACATTTGATTAGGAACCGTTTCACCTCACCGAACAAGGAAGGCCTCACCTTGCATGGCGCTCGCGAGCTGACTGCTGAGACGAGTCGGCCCTCTGGTAAGTCTTCACGAGATGGGAGCAACCACGAGGCTCATGAACAGGTATACCAGATTTCCGCAGTGGGGGGCGGCGCCCATTTGAAACCACAAAGGGCGTATGGCTTTTACGAGGCCGAGCACCGTACCTCCCTCAAAAATGCTACCAGGAGATTCGTCCCCGCCGAGCAGCCCGTTGAGGTTGCCGCCGACGAAAGCAACCTATCAAACCAAGCGGAGAGCAACAAAGACTTTTTTTCAGCGCTCGCTGCCTCAGCGAAAATGCACGCCCCATTCGTTTCAGAGTTTCTCGCTCCGTGGACGAGGCTAGTTGTGGGTACCTGCCTGTCAACCACATCATTCATTTGCTGCGTCCTTTTGGTTGTATACCTGTATTTCGCGGTGAGAATCCTCGCACTCTGTCGGGCACTACGGTTGCAGTCGGTGCTGAATTCTCGTGGAGACGCGGCGAGCTTTTTTGGCCGTGGTCGCAGCGACCGAACATATGCACTGGCTAAGCATCAAACGTGGTTTTCTGGAGAGGGCGGATTCGATACGGAGTGGATCTTGGGAGGGTGGCCTGGTACAGCTCTGACTGCTCTCAGTGGGTTTGGCGAACCCTGGGAGCATGTTCTGTCGAAGGCAGCGGCAGCCAGGATGGAGAGACTGAAGCTCCAGGCTGCTGAAAGGCCTTCTCTGGACTGGGTATCCTGCAGCGCGACAAAAGCACAAGCAATGCGAGATTGCAAGCCGTccacagaggcagacgaggtTGATCTTAGCGAATGGGACAGATCACGGCTTTTCGAGGGCCCGATTGGTGTCCACTTTTCTTTATCACCTTATGGAAGCAATTCCTGCTGCCAGACGGTTTTCGGTTCCCGCCACCTCCAGACAATCAGGACGTCCCCCGGTGTTTTGGACCCGTTTGAAACTTGGGGACCCTATCCAGGGGAACACGCGAGTGTCGATACGGCGGATACACAGGAGGAGCCAGCGTTCCAACTCGCGGCAACGTACATGCAGAACCGTACATTCGTGTGGTGGGCATCTTATTTCGTGGCGACTTGCGCATTCATCATCCTCTTCCTATTGATGGCCTTGGAAGCCGACCAGCTTTTGCTCTCGAGAGCCTTCCTAGCGCTAGGTGGAAGACCACTGCAGTTGTCGTCGTTTTGGCAACTTTTAGCCGCATTGCACTGGGTCAGCGCTCTCTGCCTGCTGCGTGGCATTCTGAGTGACTACAGTCACGCTACCAACGGGGCGTTCCACGGCAGACAAAAGTTCTTTCTCAGCGTGATACTCTCCGTGCTGTCCTTCATTTTCTTGTTTGTAATCTTTGACCGTGAATCTTCCTATCCAGCACAATGCCTGGGTCAGCACCATTCACTGCCTCCCATGGCCGCTACAGCTGGTCCAAACTCTCCGAAAGAGTTGCCGCCTAGCCCAAAACGGATAGCAGGTCCGTACGGTTCTCGTCGCGAAGAGGAAATAAATGCAGATGTCTTCCACAAAGATGCAACAGCATTGTCTGCTTTTGCCTTTATTATCCCTGAATCCGCAACAGTTCTGGACCCCTACACTTACGGAAGAGCAACACAGCGGCCATCGAATACTGCCGCGGTCGCTGGCAGTGGATGGTCGCCCGAGTGTGCTGCCATTGCCAGAGTTTCCGCGTACCGGCTTGGTCTTTCGGTCgcgtgtttcctcttccttcggcTGTTTTGCCTTTTTGTGGTGCTCTCGCTCGCCACCAGTGAAGACGCATtccagcagaagagagattCTCAGGCTACAGTATCCTTTTCTTGGTTG GTTGCCGGAGTTTCTTTTGCACTCGTCGACTTGTTTCCGTTCCCGCTGCTGTCTACGGGGCCCTTGGCGCACTGGTTTCCAGTGAGGGGAGTCGACATTTTGTTGTGCTCGCAATGCCTCTGTCACTTGTTCTTCTTTAAACACGTTCAGCGGGAGCTTTACTATGCCACACACTCCTCCATCAAGGTGGCTATCCGAAAGATGCAAGAGACGTTCTGTCTAAAGAGTTTTGACTAG